One Microbacterium esteraromaticum genomic window carries:
- a CDS encoding S8 family peptidase has translation MKFRRMIGAASAGALAVGIMGLAAAPASATGPETTYLVLAPQGAGTQAAAQRVASAGGSVVAAYDQIGVLVAKSTSSAFSTRVVGSGVESAAPTSGLGTTLIDDDITEAVAAAAVQATGDPTGEPLWSNQWDMEQIDVPAAHAITTGDPSIVVGVLDSGIDATHPDLATQVAKDQSASCIGGVADTSQAAWSPTTSSHGTHVAGTIAAAINGVGIAGVAPGVKVASVKVVNDDGFIYPEAAICAYLWAAEHGMPITNNSYFIDPWEFNCINDERQRPVWLAVQRALRYSSAQGTLTVASAGNSNVDLQHKFTDSSSPNDGSYPVEDRTITGACRDLPAEAPGVVTVSAVGPTEQKSYYSSYGQGVVDVTAPGGDTRFRTGGASSTITDAVLSTVPGGWGWSQGTSMAGPHAAGVAALALSAHPNMSTGQLASFLERTATPIACPDGVYEPRPGYPATCTGGQRNGFYGAGNVNAYNVVK, from the coding sequence ATGAAATTCCGCAGAATGATCGGCGCTGCCTCGGCGGGTGCACTCGCCGTCGGCATCATGGGACTCGCGGCCGCTCCGGCCTCGGCGACCGGTCCTGAGACGACCTATCTCGTGCTCGCACCGCAGGGGGCCGGCACCCAGGCCGCCGCGCAGCGCGTGGCGTCGGCGGGCGGCAGCGTGGTCGCCGCCTACGACCAGATCGGCGTTCTCGTCGCGAAGTCGACCAGCTCGGCGTTCTCGACCCGCGTCGTGGGCAGCGGCGTGGAGTCGGCCGCCCCGACCTCCGGCCTCGGCACCACGCTCATCGACGACGACATCACCGAAGCCGTCGCGGCGGCAGCCGTTCAGGCGACGGGAGACCCGACCGGCGAGCCGCTCTGGTCGAACCAGTGGGACATGGAGCAGATCGACGTCCCCGCGGCGCATGCGATCACGACCGGTGATCCGTCGATCGTGGTCGGCGTTCTCGACTCGGGCATCGACGCCACCCACCCCGACCTGGCGACCCAGGTCGCGAAGGATCAGAGCGCTTCGTGCATCGGCGGCGTCGCCGATACGAGCCAGGCCGCGTGGAGCCCGACGACGTCGTCGCACGGCACGCACGTCGCCGGCACGATCGCGGCGGCGATCAACGGCGTCGGCATCGCCGGCGTCGCACCCGGCGTGAAGGTCGCCTCGGTGAAGGTCGTGAACGACGACGGCTTCATCTACCCCGAGGCCGCGATCTGCGCGTACCTGTGGGCGGCGGAGCACGGCATGCCCATCACCAACAACAGCTACTTCATCGACCCGTGGGAGTTCAACTGCATCAATGACGAGCGCCAGCGCCCCGTCTGGCTCGCCGTTCAGCGCGCGCTGCGCTACTCGTCGGCTCAGGGCACGCTGACCGTCGCCTCGGCCGGCAACAGCAACGTCGACCTCCAGCACAAGTTCACCGACTCCTCGAGCCCCAATGACGGCAGCTATCCCGTCGAGGACCGCACGATCACCGGCGCATGCCGTGACCTGCCCGCCGAGGCGCCCGGCGTCGTGACCGTGTCGGCCGTCGGCCCGACCGAGCAGAAGAGCTACTACTCGTCCTACGGTCAGGGCGTCGTCGACGTGACGGCTCCTGGCGGTGACACCCGCTTCCGCACGGGCGGCGCGTCATCGACGATCACCGATGCCGTCCTCTCGACGGTTCCCGGCGGCTGGGGCTGGTCGCAGGGCACGTCGATGGCCGGACCGCACGCCGCAGGCGTCGCGGCGCTCGCGCTGTCGGCGCACCCGAACATGTCGACGGGTCAGCTCGCGTCGTTCCTCGAGCGCACGGCGACGCCGATCGCCTGCCCCGACGGCGTCTACGAACCCCGTCCCGGCTACCCGGCCACCTGCACCGGCGGCCAGCGCAACGGGTTCTACGGCGCAGGCAACGTCAACGCGTACAACGTCGTGAAGTGA